A window from Sphingobacterium hotanense encodes these proteins:
- a CDS encoding cold-shock protein: protein MAKSQLTFKKKETAKKKLQKKQEKQERREINKSNNNKGKALEEMFAYVDEYGNISDTPPSQPYKFKEEDLQRPADPTEEYHFGKVSFYNEVGHYGFIRDNETRETVYFNDNLAGMVLNLNQAVKYKYARSKQGNQITEVEKI, encoded by the coding sequence ATGGCTAAAAGTCAACTCACATTTAAGAAAAAAGAAACTGCAAAGAAGAAGCTTCAGAAGAAGCAAGAAAAACAAGAACGAAGAGAAATCAATAAGTCGAACAATAATAAGGGCAAAGCTCTTGAAGAAATGTTTGCTTACGTGGACGAGTATGGAAATATTTCTGATACTCCGCCATCGCAACCTTACAAATTCAAAGAAGAAGACCTTCAGCGTCCAGCTGACCCGACGGAAGAATACCATTTCGGAAAAGTGTCTTTCTACAACGAAGTAGGTCACTATGGTTTTATCCGTGACAACGAAACGCGAGAAACCGTTTATTTTAATGACAACTTAGCGGGTATGGTATTGAACCTTAACCAAGCGGTTAAATACAAATACGCGCGTTCTAAGCAAGGAAATCAAATTACGGAAGTAGAGAAGATTTAA
- a CDS encoding DUF72 domain-containing protein — MKFGQVADPSSIDFKLPETLKETLALLKKHKSKKPLAVYVGCAKWNRSDLKGFYPRGTKDELTYYATQFNSIEMNATFYKSPTKEQVETWKNKTPNGFKFFPKITQSISHYGRLLNFEEKLEAFVDSTVLFEEKLGMAFLQMINNFKPKDFDRVERFVETFPKGYPLAVEVRNEEWFEPENAEKLYKLLEKNKTTNIIVDTPGRRDMLHMRLTTPTAFIRYVGANHPSDYTRLDEWVDKIAEWKKGGLQNLYFFIHERMEIESPMLATHFIKQLNQKLGTKLHIPEKPNKKG; from the coding sequence ATGAAATTCGGACAAGTAGCAGACCCCTCATCCATCGACTTCAAACTCCCCGAAACCCTAAAGGAAACGCTTGCCCTACTAAAAAAGCATAAAAGCAAGAAACCCCTGGCCGTATACGTAGGTTGCGCAAAATGGAACCGCAGCGACCTGAAAGGATTCTATCCACGCGGCACAAAAGACGAGCTGACTTACTACGCTACACAGTTCAATTCCATCGAAATGAATGCTACGTTCTACAAATCGCCAACCAAGGAGCAGGTGGAAACTTGGAAAAACAAAACCCCGAATGGCTTTAAATTCTTCCCAAAGATAACGCAGTCCATATCCCACTACGGTCGACTCCTGAATTTCGAAGAAAAACTTGAGGCTTTTGTAGATTCCACTGTACTGTTTGAAGAGAAACTCGGGATGGCGTTCTTACAGATGATAAACAACTTCAAACCGAAGGATTTTGACCGCGTTGAACGCTTCGTAGAAACATTCCCAAAAGGATATCCATTGGCGGTGGAAGTTCGAAATGAAGAATGGTTTGAGCCTGAAAATGCGGAGAAACTTTACAAGTTGCTAGAGAAAAATAAAACGACCAACATCATTGTTGACACGCCCGGTCGTCGCGATATGTTGCATATGCGATTAACGACCCCCACGGCATTTATACGCTATGTCGGAGCAAATCACCCATCTGATTATACCCGTCTCGACGAGTGGGTCGATAAGATTGCAGAATGGAAAAAAGGAGGCTTACAGAATCTTTATTTTTTCATCCATGAGCGAATGGAAATCGAATCTCCCATGTTAGCCACTCATTTTATAAAGCAACTAAATCAGAAGCTTGGCACCAAGCTGCACATTCCCGAAAAGCCAAATAAAAAAGGATAA
- a CDS encoding reverse transcriptase domain-containing protein produces the protein MNLTIDKIQLAYSKLKTYVYYDNTELFLREKLIEFETDTIKSDFKLSWQVSNLYSDVTKNIVDIFSQKEKTINENLDYKFNKILTELNNFDENNDFFKELFKSINVNFFPKKIYTPEQDENFITNKKQYGTYELERVTAFIDMPIEFHIISILWINELGYQFDAELLKECKGNRLLLNKEKTGVINSSSLFKPYFTQYQKWRDESIIVAQNLLNEEKNALFINLDIKDYFHSCRINLDKYFNIESPNSVNYILRKIHIIYSELIAKKYNFPKDFSEELNNKSLLPIGLLSSYIIANNYLNDFDKIITNKFKPAYYGRYVDDILIVLSEPNIDNYSNKTYEKYSFNFEEYKSRILKETKSDLKEFNLSRVDKYLLQTLNPLFTVIPGNNNKNIIKIDKYDNLVCQSEKTLMYYFDYEESDLVIDKLKQELDFKSSEFKDLPDDNDGLGDFDKNAYYLNYTDSDGKVRTLKDYKENRYGLTIYLTNKILGATKHKQNVSDEEIQKFLKLFNGQNIIEFYRLWEKIFTYLLVNNKPAEYVDFYFRCIEEIQKIKLHKDSFKATKIKEFCVINTLIGFLDISHELVLSLHPNFLKQNKKVLKNFEYRSNKIQTNYLSFFFNEITRPDSFWSTRYRKTNMMRHHYVSIPLLNYTKESYTSSINLLSLNFNVEDYTIDQELIINSPRPLKFWECTISQLFTDLKYQTKNLENEPLNIADYYESEHFLNEAFNRFKKANKKHRSVDTFEDSIDYYKDKFYKILEQEEDSQTLLEIHSNSDEKIFKPKIGVANTLVSEKNIIEGLRNRPNISNNRYQTLVKFLKETRRNNADIITFPEFFLPIEIFSSLARYAEKNQTLIVSGLEHITVNNFSFNFVATVLPVDINGYKDATIVFRLKNHYAPIEEELIKGNHYLIPKPALNRYHIFKWKNIYFSVFYCFELANIAHRSLLRSKIDLLFAIEYNQDTNYFSNLVESIIRDIHCYVVQVNSSHFGDTRISQPTKSYNIDIVKLKGGENNVTVLGSIDIDKLREFQRKKFSLTRSDNTFKPLPPDFDKNEVIKRIKNK, from the coding sequence ATGAATTTGACAATAGATAAAATCCAACTAGCTTATAGTAAGCTAAAAACATATGTGTATTACGATAACACTGAACTATTTTTAAGAGAAAAATTGATTGAATTTGAAACAGACACAATAAAGTCTGATTTCAAATTAAGCTGGCAAGTTTCCAACCTATATTCAGACGTTACAAAAAATATCGTTGATATTTTCTCTCAAAAAGAAAAAACAATAAATGAAAATTTAGATTATAAGTTCAATAAAATACTTACAGAACTAAATAATTTTGATGAGAATAACGATTTTTTTAAGGAATTATTCAAATCCATAAATGTAAATTTCTTTCCGAAAAAAATTTATACTCCAGAACAAGATGAAAATTTTATAACAAATAAAAAACAATATGGCACTTATGAATTAGAGCGAGTAACTGCGTTTATTGATATGCCAATTGAATTTCATATAATTTCCATATTATGGATTAATGAATTGGGATATCAATTCGATGCTGAATTATTAAAAGAGTGCAAGGGCAATAGGCTACTTCTAAATAAAGAAAAAACAGGAGTTATCAATAGTTCTTCTCTTTTTAAACCTTATTTCACCCAATATCAAAAATGGCGCGATGAATCTATCATCGTTGCTCAAAATTTATTAAATGAAGAAAAGAATGCTCTCTTCATTAATCTTGATATTAAAGACTATTTCCATTCATGTCGAATTAATTTGGATAAATATTTCAATATTGAATCCCCAAATAGTGTGAATTACATTCTAAGGAAAATTCACATTATTTACTCAGAGTTAATAGCAAAGAAATATAATTTTCCTAAAGACTTTTCAGAAGAATTAAATAATAAATCATTGTTGCCAATTGGATTATTATCATCCTATATTATTGCTAATAATTATCTAAATGATTTCGATAAAATTATTACGAATAAATTCAAACCGGCGTATTATGGTAGATATGTAGATGACATACTAATCGTACTTTCGGAACCCAATATTGATAATTACTCAAATAAAACGTACGAAAAATATTCTTTTAATTTTGAGGAGTATAAATCAAGAATATTAAAAGAAACGAAAAGTGACTTAAAAGAATTCAATTTATCTAGAGTGGATAAATACCTTTTACAAACCTTGAACCCACTCTTTACAGTAATACCAGGAAATAACAATAAAAATATAATTAAAATTGATAAATATGACAATTTAGTTTGCCAATCTGAAAAAACATTGATGTATTACTTTGATTATGAAGAATCTGATTTAGTAATCGATAAGTTAAAACAAGAGTTAGACTTCAAATCAAGTGAATTTAAGGATCTTCCCGACGATAATGATGGATTAGGTGATTTTGATAAAAATGCTTATTATTTAAATTATACGGATTCGGATGGAAAAGTTAGAACTCTTAAAGATTATAAAGAAAACAGATATGGTTTAACCATTTATTTAACCAATAAAATTCTTGGAGCAACTAAACATAAACAAAATGTTTCAGATGAAGAAATTCAAAAATTTTTAAAATTATTTAATGGTCAAAACATCATTGAATTTTATAGGCTTTGGGAAAAGATATTTACTTATTTACTTGTTAATAATAAACCCGCAGAGTATGTAGATTTCTATTTCAGATGCATCGAAGAAATACAAAAAATTAAATTACACAAAGATAGTTTCAAAGCAACAAAGATCAAGGAGTTTTGTGTAATAAATACTTTAATTGGTTTCTTAGATATTTCTCATGAACTCGTATTATCATTGCATCCTAACTTTTTAAAACAAAACAAGAAAGTTTTAAAAAATTTTGAATACCGTAGTAATAAAATCCAAACAAATTATCTCAGTTTCTTTTTTAATGAGATTACTCGTCCAGATTCTTTTTGGTCAACAAGATATAGAAAAACGAACATGATGAGACATCACTATGTTTCAATTCCTCTATTAAATTACACTAAAGAAAGCTACACTTCTTCAATTAATTTATTAAGCCTTAACTTTAATGTTGAAGATTATACAATCGATCAAGAGCTGATAATAAATTCTCCTCGGCCACTAAAGTTTTGGGAGTGTACCATTTCTCAACTTTTCACTGACCTAAAATATCAAACTAAAAATTTAGAAAATGAACCCTTAAATATTGCTGATTATTACGAAAGTGAGCACTTTTTGAATGAAGCATTCAATCGATTTAAAAAAGCGAATAAAAAACATAGGTCAGTTGATACCTTTGAAGATTCTATCGATTATTATAAAGACAAGTTTTATAAGATATTAGAACAAGAAGAAGATAGTCAAACTTTATTAGAAATTCATTCCAATTCAGATGAAAAAATTTTCAAGCCGAAAATAGGTGTAGCAAATACATTGGTTAGTGAAAAAAATATTATTGAGGGTTTACGAAATAGACCTAATATTTCCAATAATAGGTACCAAACTCTTGTCAAATTTCTAAAAGAAACTAGAAGAAATAATGCTGACATAATTACATTTCCTGAGTTCTTTTTACCTATCGAAATTTTTTCAAGCCTAGCAAGGTATGCAGAAAAAAATCAAACACTTATAGTATCGGGATTAGAACACATTACAGTAAATAATTTTTCTTTTAATTTTGTTGCAACAGTTTTGCCTGTAGATATTAATGGATACAAAGATGCAACAATAGTTTTTAGGTTAAAAAATCATTATGCTCCAATTGAAGAAGAATTAATAAAAGGAAATCATTATTTAATACCAAAACCAGCTCTAAACCGATACCATATTTTTAAATGGAAAAACATCTATTTCTCTGTTTTTTACTGTTTTGAATTAGCAAATATCGCACATCGTAGTCTATTAAGAAGTAAGATAGACTTATTATTTGCTATTGAATATAATCAAGACACAAACTATTTTTCAAATTTAGTTGAATCAATCATAAGAGATATTCATTGTTATGTTGTACAGGTTAATTCAAGTCATTTTGGTGATACAAGAATAAGCCAACCTACTAAATCTTATAATATAGACATTGTGAAACTAAAAGGTGGAGAAAACAATGTCACAGTCTTAGGAAGTATTGATATAGATAAACTAAGGGAATTTCAAAGAAAAAAATTCAGTTTAACAAGGTCAGACAACACATTTAAACCTTTACCGCCTGACTTTGACAAAAATGAAGTGATTAAACGAATTAAAAATAAATAA
- a CDS encoding helix-turn-helix domain-containing protein: protein MKIDIVTMEELLQVKQEIVAEIMQALETQRNKTESRLWFRSAEVRKMLNISPGTLQNLRINGTLPYRKIGGTIFYNRADIQRMMSGGQHD, encoded by the coding sequence ATGAAGATTGACATTGTTACCATGGAAGAACTGTTACAGGTTAAACAAGAGATTGTTGCAGAGATAATGCAAGCGTTGGAAACTCAAAGGAATAAAACAGAGAGCAGACTGTGGTTTCGAAGTGCAGAAGTAAGAAAGATGCTGAACATATCCCCCGGCACCTTACAAAATCTTAGGATCAATGGTACCTTGCCTTATCGAAAGATCGGCGGAACCATCTTTTACAATAGAGCAGATATACAGCGCATGATGAGCGGAGGGCAGCATGACTAA
- a CDS encoding BfmA/BtgA family mobilization protein: MKPRVDQNIKSVRFPKEVDERLSILARKLGRTKRMLFVQMVDYFYRSKKDPIDLNDEVLKKELSSGINRILSFIRKQEDDLLVPLYSMVSELSTLATLQRSISKSIAENQVKGNEAFGESTRQFKQLDAHLKKLIVGLGEKNVLKSNFRRILEHYIAQREAMGWPVSAAKKDELAKEVRLALEKL, translated from the coding sequence ATGAAGCCCAGGGTCGATCAGAATATAAAATCTGTTCGCTTCCCAAAAGAGGTTGACGAGCGATTGTCGATCCTTGCGCGTAAACTCGGGCGTACCAAACGTATGCTGTTCGTGCAGATGGTCGACTATTTCTACAGAAGCAAGAAGGATCCCATCGATCTAAACGATGAGGTGCTCAAAAAAGAGCTATCCAGCGGAATTAATCGCATACTATCCTTTATCCGTAAACAAGAGGATGACTTATTGGTGCCGCTCTATTCCATGGTCAGCGAACTGTCTACTCTGGCAACACTTCAGCGCTCAATCAGTAAGTCGATTGCCGAAAATCAAGTCAAAGGAAATGAGGCGTTTGGAGAAAGCACCAGGCAGTTCAAACAGCTTGATGCACATTTGAAAAAGCTCATTGTGGGACTTGGGGAGAAAAATGTCTTGAAATCCAATTTTAGAAGAATCCTGGAGCATTATATTGCTCAGCGTGAAGCCATGGGCTGGCCGGTATCCGCGGCTAAGAAAGATGAACTGGCTAAGGAAGTGCGGCTGGCTCTGGAAAAATTATAG
- a CDS encoding DUF5712 family protein, giving the protein MFINITTSETGDNKGSCGALVSYLEKENREKKSVSEHEKWFNGNSNNINPHQVRIGIDNNIAKLGKGDSKFFLINISPSQKELAHLVSLYGEQGAKQQLKRFAIGVMDEYAKTFKRENIRSHKDLLWFAKVEEHRYYGYNDKEVREGIKQRGEVKDGRQMHVQIIVSRKDLLNRVKLSPQNTSRGKNASHSSKLGQFDRVAFKQSGERLFDEFFSFERGLSERMDYANTIKHGTIKQKTQLHALMQFSEAHAKPLPPLALNHLLTSILDNKRFDFWDSLTSISLETGGLLHSFLESSYDSTDEMPYIASEQERRRRKKRKGRDR; this is encoded by the coding sequence ATGTTCATCAACATCACGACCTCCGAAACGGGAGACAACAAAGGAAGCTGCGGTGCACTGGTAAGTTATCTGGAGAAGGAAAATAGGGAAAAGAAAAGTGTCAGTGAACACGAAAAATGGTTTAACGGAAATAGCAATAATATAAACCCGCACCAGGTACGTATCGGGATTGACAATAATATCGCAAAGCTTGGCAAGGGTGATAGCAAATTCTTTTTGATCAATATTAGTCCCAGCCAAAAGGAACTTGCCCATCTGGTTTCGCTATATGGAGAGCAGGGGGCAAAGCAGCAGCTGAAGCGTTTCGCCATTGGCGTCATGGATGAATATGCGAAAACTTTTAAGCGCGAGAACATTCGAAGCCATAAAGACCTGCTCTGGTTCGCTAAAGTCGAAGAGCATCGCTATTATGGGTACAACGACAAGGAAGTAAGGGAAGGAATCAAACAACGGGGCGAAGTCAAGGACGGGCGGCAAATGCACGTGCAGATCATCGTCAGTCGCAAGGATTTGCTCAACCGAGTTAAACTCAGTCCGCAGAATACTTCACGTGGAAAGAACGCTTCGCATTCATCAAAACTCGGACAATTTGACCGTGTTGCGTTCAAACAGTCCGGCGAAAGGCTGTTTGATGAATTTTTTAGCTTTGAACGCGGGTTGAGCGAGCGGATGGATTACGCCAACACGATCAAGCATGGAACGATTAAGCAAAAGACGCAGCTACATGCCCTTATGCAATTTTCTGAAGCCCATGCGAAGCCATTACCGCCTTTGGCACTAAACCATCTGTTGACCAGTATTCTTGATAACAAGCGTTTTGATTTTTGGGATTCGCTTACCTCTATTTCCTTAGAAACAGGAGGTCTGTTGCACAGTTTTCTGGAATCTTCCTATGATTCCACCGATGAGATGCCGTACATCGCGAGTGAACAAGAGCGTAGACGCAGGAAAAAGCGTAAAGGGAGGGACAGGTAG
- a CDS encoding JAB domain-containing protein gives MPVVTSSREAYSVIMDSWQQESLELFERFRVLLMNTGNRVMGVYEASSGGISGTVVDIRLLMITALKATATGIIVFHNHPSGNLKPSTEDRKLTQRIHQAATYLDIKLHDHLIVGKEGYLSFRDEGLL, from the coding sequence ATGCCTGTGGTAACCTCTTCACGCGAGGCTTACAGCGTGATCATGGATAGCTGGCAACAAGAAAGTTTAGAGCTTTTTGAGCGCTTTCGGGTTCTGTTGATGAATACAGGCAACCGCGTAATGGGTGTTTATGAAGCTTCCAGTGGCGGGATTTCGGGAACCGTAGTCGATATTAGATTATTGATGATTACGGCGCTGAAGGCTACCGCTACGGGCATCATCGTCTTTCACAACCATCCGTCAGGGAACCTCAAACCGAGTACGGAAGACAGGAAGCTAACCCAGCGCATCCATCAGGCAGCAACTTATTTGGACATCAAGTTACATGATCACTTGATCGTAGGCAAGGAAGGTTATCTATCCTTTCGGGATGAAGGGCTTTTATAG
- a CDS encoding HEPN domain-containing protein: MVSKALPKNGQLAELIRILTSNFLIECIYRSDFHESAEHTALVLLVSNKYVHTIGEITPKMVNSIKHFDNYHIKCFVAFQTKEKIKKGNLFLYCTCQPENLLYQNPDSEFSPIPNNFNPSECFALFEDRQEREAKKINEFKNGYFHFKANSNLSIAAFMIHQVLEQTYRNLEIILTGKDKITHSIRSHNLTLQKIYPYDNPVFDLDHIADNKLLLTLEEIYRATRYEDDFQISLETLDRIEQKMNVLCELFEKIYSKINIEFRNKYLNINQQHTADATPVETFR; encoded by the coding sequence ATGGTTTCTAAAGCATTGCCAAAAAACGGACAGTTGGCAGAGCTGATCCGAATCTTAACATCGAACTTCCTGATCGAATGTATTTATCGAAGTGACTTCCATGAGTCAGCCGAACATACAGCGCTTGTTCTATTGGTGTCGAACAAGTATGTCCATACGATCGGTGAAATTACTCCAAAGATGGTTAATAGTATAAAGCATTTTGACAATTACCATATCAAATGCTTTGTCGCTTTCCAGACTAAGGAGAAAATCAAAAAGGGGAACCTATTCCTATATTGTACCTGCCAACCTGAAAACCTGCTGTATCAAAACCCTGATTCCGAGTTTTCTCCAATTCCAAACAACTTTAATCCTTCAGAGTGCTTTGCGCTGTTCGAAGATCGCCAAGAAAGAGAAGCTAAAAAGATTAATGAATTCAAGAACGGATATTTTCACTTCAAGGCCAATTCAAACCTATCGATAGCAGCTTTTATGATTCATCAGGTATTGGAACAGACTTATCGCAACCTGGAGATTATTCTTACAGGAAAGGACAAGATCACCCATTCCATCAGGAGCCATAATCTGACCCTGCAAAAAATCTATCCCTACGACAATCCCGTATTTGATTTAGATCATATAGCTGATAACAAGCTGTTATTAACGCTGGAAGAAATCTACCGCGCGACCCGCTACGAGGATGACTTCCAGATTTCGCTTGAAACCTTAGATAGGATCGAGCAAAAGATGAACGTGCTCTGCGAACTATTTGAAAAGATTTACAGCAAGATCAACATCGAATTCAGAAATAAATACCTGAATATAAACCAACAACACACCGCGGATGCTACTCCCGTTGAGACATTTCGTTAA
- a CDS encoding helix-turn-helix domain-containing protein produces MERTQHIHEGRNIKRFREMLGMKQEALAFELGEDWTQKKVSQLEAKEKIEADILEQIAKILNVTPEAIQRFNEEAAINIISSNLYDNSGCVNYNFNPIDKLIEVYEENKKLYEQLLNAEKEKITYLEQLLNSKN; encoded by the coding sequence ATGGAAAGGACACAACATATCCACGAAGGAAGAAATATCAAAAGGTTCAGGGAAATGCTGGGCATGAAGCAAGAAGCACTTGCTTTTGAATTGGGCGAAGATTGGACTCAGAAGAAAGTATCTCAGTTGGAAGCTAAAGAGAAGATTGAAGCAGATATTTTAGAACAAATCGCAAAAATCCTGAATGTTACTCCTGAAGCTATTCAAAGATTTAATGAGGAAGCTGCAATAAATATAATTTCTAGTAATTTATATGATAATTCAGGTTGTGTTAATTACAATTTTAATCCAATTGACAAGCTCATCGAAGTTTATGAAGAAAATAAAAAACTTTACGAACAATTGCTAAATGCTGAAAAGGAAAAGATAACATATCTTGAACAGCTGTTAAATTCAAAAAACTAA
- a CDS encoding Rrf2 family transcriptional regulator — protein sequence MNNTRFATSVHILTLLALKPEEWLSSEFIAGSININPVIVRKEIIFLSGAGLIQTKKGKDGGAKLNRPASLIYLSEILETVHYSDMLGRKNLNTNPQCVIGSQINERLDSLFKRTDLLIKESLGKQSLADFLNQF from the coding sequence ATGAATAATACAAGATTTGCGACATCGGTTCATATCCTTACACTTCTAGCGCTCAAGCCTGAGGAATGGCTCAGTTCTGAATTTATTGCAGGAAGTATCAATATAAACCCAGTGATCGTACGTAAAGAGATTATCTTTCTTTCGGGAGCCGGGTTGATACAGACGAAAAAGGGAAAAGATGGGGGGGCGAAATTAAATCGCCCAGCAAGTTTAATCTACCTATCGGAGATTCTGGAAACCGTACATTATTCCGATATGTTGGGAAGAAAAAATCTCAATACCAATCCTCAATGTGTCATTGGAAGCCAGATCAATGAAAGGTTAGATTCATTATTTAAACGAACTGATCTCCTCATAAAAGAGAGTTTGGGAAAACAAAGTTTAGCTGACTTTTTAAATCAATTTTAA
- a CDS encoding SDR family oxidoreductase: MKIGITGATGQLGRIAVDKLKLYTPSDHFVALVRSPEKAVELGIEVRLFDYSNPETLAESLKGIDKLLLISGSEVGQREVQHKNVIEAAKVSGVKEIIYTSLLHADTSSLNLATEHLATEQILKESGITYTILRNGWYTENYFGSLAGAIESGILAGSAGEGKISSASREDYAEAAAKVLTGDGHANKTYELAGDIAYTLADFAKEASEQSGKFIQYNNISEKEYSELLIKIGLPESLAASIAGWDIGASKDDLFDDSKTLSSLLGRPTTTLKDAIKTFLIQ, translated from the coding sequence ATGAAAATTGGAATTACGGGAGCAACAGGTCAACTAGGTCGAATAGCTGTTGATAAATTAAAATTGTATACACCTTCAGATCACTTCGTTGCTTTGGTTCGATCACCTGAAAAAGCGGTAGAACTGGGGATAGAAGTACGTTTGTTTGATTATTCCAATCCGGAAACTTTAGCAGAATCCTTGAAAGGAATAGATAAGTTGCTTTTAATTTCTGGCAGTGAAGTTGGTCAACGCGAAGTTCAACACAAAAATGTTATTGAAGCGGCCAAAGTATCAGGCGTTAAAGAGATTATATATACAAGTCTTCTTCATGCAGATACTTCAAGTTTGAATCTGGCAACAGAGCATTTGGCAACTGAACAAATTTTAAAAGAGTCTGGAATTACTTACACCATTTTGCGGAATGGTTGGTATACAGAAAACTATTTCGGATCATTGGCCGGTGCAATCGAATCCGGCATATTGGCAGGATCTGCCGGTGAGGGTAAAATTTCTTCGGCATCGCGCGAAGATTATGCCGAAGCTGCAGCTAAAGTTCTAACAGGTGACGGACATGCTAATAAAACTTATGAGCTAGCCGGAGATATAGCCTATACATTGGCAGATTTTGCCAAAGAGGCATCTGAACAATCTGGTAAGTTCATCCAGTACAACAATATTTCCGAAAAGGAGTATTCAGAATTATTAATTAAAATAGGCTTACCAGAATCATTAGCAGCTTCGATAGCTGGTTGGGATATAGGTGCTTCCAAAGATGATTTATTTGATGATTCAAAAACATTATCTTCATTGTTGGGTAGACCAACTACAACTTTAAAGGACGCTATTAAAACCTTTCTAATTCAGTAA
- a CDS encoding site-specific integrase, with product MSTNYSLLFYLKKPKNYVSGAKPIYMRITIDGSVCEISTGKSCDPSRWISKANRSKGNTEEVKTLNSYLEMLNLKVAALHVEILKMGEIPTIELFKSKITGKTENQRTLLSVLKDHNLKMESLLGNGFRENTLKGYRTTYSHLESYITKKFSTADIELYKIDHSFILGYEYYLRSEKECSDISAAKYMKHLRKIINLSLAHEWIMSNPFKFYKTNAKPKEKCHLNRDELTRIESKKLNILRLHHVRDIFVFCCYTGLSYADVSKLTKRNIEVGVDNRLWIKINRQKTNTLSSIPILPKALEILELYRNYPPCESNGQLLPILSNQKMNSYLKEIADLCGITKELTFHIARHTFATTITLSNGVPIETVSKMLGHLDIRTTQHYAKLLDNRISKDMENLIAKLETY from the coding sequence ATGAGTACAAATTATTCCTTGCTCTTCTACTTGAAGAAACCAAAGAATTATGTCAGTGGAGCTAAGCCCATTTACATGAGAATTACGATCGATGGATCGGTATGTGAAATCTCGACAGGAAAGAGTTGCGACCCCAGCCGATGGATTTCCAAAGCAAATCGTTCTAAAGGCAATACTGAGGAGGTCAAGACGTTAAACAGCTATCTGGAAATGTTGAATCTGAAAGTTGCTGCTCTCCACGTTGAAATCTTGAAAATGGGAGAAATACCCACCATTGAACTTTTTAAATCAAAAATTACAGGAAAGACAGAAAATCAAAGGACGTTATTATCGGTTCTAAAAGACCATAACCTTAAAATGGAATCTTTGCTGGGCAATGGATTTCGGGAGAATACGTTAAAGGGTTACAGGACGACCTATTCGCATTTAGAAAGCTATATTACAAAGAAATTTTCAACTGCAGATATTGAACTTTATAAAATTGACCATTCTTTCATATTAGGCTATGAATATTATCTTCGATCTGAAAAAGAATGCTCTGATATTTCGGCTGCCAAATACATGAAGCATCTAAGAAAGATTATTAATCTAAGTCTAGCACATGAATGGATTATGTCAAATCCTTTCAAGTTTTATAAGACAAATGCCAAGCCCAAGGAGAAGTGCCATCTGAACAGAGACGAACTAACACGAATCGAAAGCAAAAAGCTTAATATTCTAAGGCTCCATCATGTTAGGGACATATTTGTGTTCTGCTGTTATACGGGACTTTCCTATGCGGATGTATCAAAACTAACCAAACGAAATATTGAGGTTGGGGTTGACAATCGATTATGGATAAAGATCAACAGACAAAAGACGAATACACTTTCATCTATTCCTATCCTTCCAAAGGCACTTGAAATCCTAGAGTTATATCGAAATTATCCTCCATGTGAATCTAACGGCCAACTATTGCCCATACTGAGCAATCAGAAAATGAACAGCTATCTCAAAGAAATAGCAGATCTGTGTGGAATAACGAAAGAACTGACCTTTCATATTGCAAGACATACGTTCGCAACCACAATAACACTTTCGAATGGGGTGCCGATTGAAACGGTTTCCAAGATGCTAGGTCACCTTGATATTCGCACAACACAGCATTACGCAAAATTATTGGACAATCGGATAAGTAAGGATATGGAAAATCTTATTGCAAAGCTTGAAACGTATTGA